In Desulfovibrio desulfuricans DSM 642, the sequence CGGACGAGCGCATGCGCAAGCTTCAGGCCCGGTACGGCATGGAACTCGTCCGCGTGGATCTGACCAACGCCAATGCCTATGCGGTGCGCCTGCTTGACGCTCTGGGCAGCAAAAGTATTCCGCTTACAGCCATTTTCCCCGCCGGGGATGAAGCCGGGCAGCCGCTTGTGCTGCGCGATGTATATAGCGCCCGGACACTTGAGCAGGCCCTGAGCGAAACTTATGAAAAATAATGGCCTTTTTCGTAGATTGCCCTATGGTTCTTTACTGCCCTGCCGATATTGTCTAATGTGTGACCATACAGCAGTGCTTGAAATGGAAAAGAGGTTTACGGCCCAAGGGTTGTCCCTCATGTAATTTTTCTGCACACGACTGCGGCCTACTTGCGACAAGGGAGCAGACATGGATCTGAGTCAAAAAAAACAGGAAGACGAACTTCTGCAACTGGTGACGTTCAGCATCGGTGAAGAAGAGTTCGGGGTGAACATCCTGAAAGTTCAGGAGATCATCCGCACCATGGAAATCACCAAGGTGCCCCGTGCTCCGGAATTTGTGGAAGGCGTCATCAATCTGCGCGGCAAGGTGATCCCCATCATTGACCTGCGTCGGCGTTTTGGTCTTGCACCCAAGGGGCATGACAAAAACACGCGGATTATCGTCATTGAAATCAACAACATCATCGTGGGCTTTGTTGTCGATGCCGTCTCCGAGGTATTGCGCATACCCGCAAGCACGGTGGAACCGCCGCCGCCAGTTGTTGCCGGGGTGGACTCGGACTACATCAGCGGCGTGGGCAAGTTGCAGGATCGCCTGCTTATCATGCTTGATCTTGATAAGCTGCTTTCTGGCGACGACCTGGAGATGTTGACGTCCGTGTAGCCCGTAGCCCGGCATCTGGTGTTGCCGTTGCCAGCAGATTTGAGCGAAGACGGTATGCCGGCATCGGATTTCTCTGGTTGCGCCCGCCGCGCGGGGTATGACCGCCTTGCAGCCGCTTGCTTGCGGTGTGCTGGCAGCATGCCGGAGTTCACACTACAGATGCCGAAAGGGTATTTAAGACAGGCCGGGCTATGCCCGGCCTGTCTGCGTTATGCGCGGGCAACAAGACTGAAAAGACAAATTGTCAGCTCACCGATATTTACGCTAAGTTCCGCGTATGCTCAGTTGGAGTATTCTGCTGTATGCTCTGCGGGAAAGCGGTGGTCAGTTTGCAGCAGCGGCGACTGATTTTTGAATCCAGATATATTCCACCCGGCGAGCCCCCAATCCAGGCTGTAGGCTTCATACCCCAGCTGGTTGAGGATCATTGCGCCAACATTTGAATAGTGGCCAATGTAGCATGCGACCACAATTTTTTTGTCGCGGGGCAGCTGTAGCAGCTGTTGATCGCCGTCAATAAATATTTTTGCGGGCAAGCTTGCTGCACCGGGTATGTGCGCATAGGCATAGTCCTCTGGAGATTGCATACTGACGAGCAGGGCATCGTCCTTCATTGCTGCCAATTCTTCGTGGCTAATGCTTACAGGCCGCCTTTGGCTGGCGTACTCGCGTGTTTTTTGCAAAATGCTGTCGCTGTCACTCTGCCTGGATGCTTTGGAGGTTTGCGGGGGCACCAATGGCAAGGGGGTTGCAGTGTTTGCAAGGGGCAGTTTGCGTCCCTCAGGAAAAGCCCCCGTAC encodes:
- a CDS encoding chemotaxis protein CheW encodes the protein MDLSQKKQEDELLQLVTFSIGEEEFGVNILKVQEIIRTMEITKVPRAPEFVEGVINLRGKVIPIIDLRRRFGLAPKGHDKNTRIIVIEINNIIVGFVVDAVSEVLRIPASTVEPPPPVVAGVDSDYISGVGKLQDRLLIMLDLDKLLSGDDLEMLTSV
- a CDS encoding rhodanese-like domain-containing protein; the protein is MLLAFDHATQACASEETEQEQILRISRRALADKHSITAAELQKIITAKDASYFIISLQSPHEFARGHIPGANLLKLDYAHPDSALNLLPRDKIIVVTDPNGQQSCQMTTFLRELGYDARTLLLGMAGWNKEFAGTGAFPEGRKLPLANTATPLPLVPPQTSKASRQSDSDSILQKTREYASQRRPVSISHEELAAMKDDALLVSMQSPEDYAYAHIPGAASLPAKIFIDGDQQLLQLPRDKKIVVACYIGHYSNVGAMILNQLGYEAYSLDWGLAGWNISGFKNQSPLLQTDHRFPAEHTAEYSN